One Longibacter salinarum genomic window carries:
- a CDS encoding sigma-70 family RNA polymerase sigma factor encodes MASPAPMATTADVTTLLGRYQNGDRSAGDQLWQQVYQELRQVAHRRLLGERAGHTLGTTALVHECYLRLIDQTQVEWQSRLHFFAMASRVMRNILVDYARRKKAQKRGGDAHHLQLEDVSVAGQNGSADLFLALDRALDQLEEVDERLARVVEYRFFGGMKEKEIAELLDVSARTIRRDWRKAKLWLARALKEDE; translated from the coding sequence ATGGCTTCCCCCGCCCCCATGGCGACGACAGCAGACGTAACGACCCTCCTCGGTCGGTATCAAAACGGTGATCGCTCTGCCGGAGATCAGCTCTGGCAGCAGGTGTACCAGGAGCTCCGGCAGGTGGCTCATCGCCGCCTCCTGGGCGAACGTGCCGGTCACACGCTCGGTACGACGGCCCTGGTTCATGAGTGCTACCTGCGACTCATCGACCAGACGCAGGTGGAGTGGCAAAGCCGTCTTCACTTTTTCGCAATGGCCTCTCGTGTCATGCGGAATATTCTGGTGGACTACGCTCGCCGGAAAAAGGCGCAAAAGCGTGGCGGCGACGCCCATCATCTTCAACTAGAGGATGTTAGCGTGGCGGGTCAAAATGGTTCGGCCGATTTATTCCTCGCGCTCGACCGTGCCCTTGACCAGTTGGAAGAAGTGGATGAGCGCCTCGCTCGGGTAGTCGAATATCGCTTTTTCGGCGGAATGAAAGAGAAGGAGATCGCGGAACTCTTGGACGTTTCGGCCCGCACGATACGGCGCGACTGGCGAAAGGCAAAACTCTGGCTGGCCCGCGCCCTCAAAGAAGACGAGTAG
- a CDS encoding M16 family metallopeptidase yields MHFANRLAWAVLAPLVCLVLAAGAPDAQAATPDTTGTSFSVPVEYHTLDNGLKVVVSEDHTAPTAVVAVYYNIGFRIEPRDRTGFAHLFEHMMFQGSENLGKMEFVKLVQSNGGILNGSTRFDFTNYFQVVPSHKLETMLWAEADRMRSLKVTQANLTNQQGVVKNEVKVNVLNRPYGGFPWLDMPQYANENWFNAHNFYGDLEDLEAATLDDVQSFFDSYYAPNNAVVVIAGDVDPKETLNMVEEYFGDIPSRERPDMPDISEPRQTKEKRFTKVDSLAQRPAVAFSYHMPERNTPEYYAMGLIDQILVQGNDSRLYRKLVPERGLTGNVSGGINQLGNMFNYNGPMLWTASLIHDPSVSPDTVMQAVDTVIKPLRTELVDEAVLDRARVKMKSQLFDTLTQFGGFGRADLLASFALFDDDPSRINDILAQFDQVTPELIRSTAQEYLRPTNRTVLVLEAGAGAGDSAQSSN; encoded by the coding sequence ATGCATTTCGCTAACCGACTGGCGTGGGCCGTCCTCGCGCCATTAGTTTGCCTCGTTCTTGCCGCCGGTGCGCCGGATGCGCAAGCCGCAACGCCGGATACGACCGGCACGTCCTTCTCCGTCCCCGTCGAGTATCACACACTCGACAACGGACTGAAGGTGGTGGTTTCGGAAGACCATACTGCTCCCACCGCTGTCGTTGCGGTCTACTACAACATCGGCTTTCGCATCGAGCCCCGCGATCGCACCGGCTTCGCTCATCTCTTCGAACACATGATGTTTCAGGGCTCGGAGAACCTGGGCAAAATGGAGTTCGTCAAGCTCGTCCAGAGTAACGGAGGCATCCTCAATGGCTCGACGCGCTTCGACTTCACGAACTACTTCCAGGTCGTTCCCTCGCACAAGCTCGAGACCATGCTCTGGGCCGAGGCGGACCGGATGCGCAGCCTCAAAGTGACGCAGGCCAACCTCACCAATCAGCAGGGCGTCGTCAAAAACGAGGTCAAGGTGAACGTCCTGAATCGTCCGTACGGTGGCTTCCCATGGCTGGACATGCCGCAGTACGCCAACGAGAACTGGTTCAACGCGCACAACTTCTACGGAGACCTTGAGGACCTCGAAGCAGCGACGCTGGACGACGTGCAGTCATTCTTCGACTCCTACTACGCACCCAACAATGCCGTTGTGGTGATCGCTGGAGACGTTGACCCGAAGGAGACGCTGAACATGGTCGAAGAGTACTTCGGCGACATCCCCTCGCGCGAACGACCGGACATGCCGGACATCAGCGAGCCGCGCCAGACGAAGGAAAAGCGATTCACGAAAGTCGACTCGCTGGCGCAGCGCCCGGCGGTAGCGTTCTCTTACCACATGCCCGAGCGCAACACGCCGGAATACTATGCGATGGGCCTGATCGACCAGATTCTCGTTCAGGGCAACGACAGCCGGCTGTACCGCAAGCTGGTACCGGAGCGCGGACTGACCGGCAATGTGAGCGGCGGCATCAACCAGCTTGGCAACATGTTCAATTACAACGGGCCGATGCTGTGGACCGCGTCGCTCATCCACGACCCCAGCGTGTCGCCCGACACCGTCATGCAGGCGGTGGACACAGTCATCAAGCCGCTTCGCACAGAGCTCGTCGACGAGGCTGTGCTCGACCGCGCTCGCGTCAAGATGAAGTCGCAGCTCTTCGACACGCTGACGCAGTTTGGCGGCTTCGGGCGAGCAGATCTGCTGGCCTCGTTTGCGCTCTTCGACGACGACCCCTCGCGCATCAACGACATCCTCGCGCAGTTCGATCAGGTGACGCCGGAGCTGATTCGATCGACCGCGCAGGAATACCTCCGTCCCACGAACCGCACGGTGCTGGTTCTGGAAGCCGGAGCCGGAGCAGGCGATTCGGCCCAGTCATCCAACTAG
- a CDS encoding M23 family metallopeptidase, whose product MHTDSPDMSWTWLLREGMIPVLAMAVIIWIASIDLSVTPAWSSEPTFGAGSTPDAPVSSASLTGGDSAVEPPSFSLMLPVANMSASDLVDTFDDARSGGRTHKAIDIMAPSGTPVVATADGVVMKRHTGDLGGKSLYVASLDSSYVFYYAHLSQYASGVTSGTPVSAGDTIGFVGTTGNANTPHLHFAIWAVDGRLQSSSRHPINPYPLLAP is encoded by the coding sequence ATGCACACCGACTCTCCCGATATGTCATGGACGTGGCTATTGCGTGAGGGAATGATCCCTGTGCTTGCTATGGCTGTGATCATATGGATCGCCAGCATCGACCTCTCCGTCACGCCAGCCTGGTCATCAGAGCCCACCTTCGGAGCGGGTTCGACGCCGGACGCACCGGTCTCATCCGCATCGCTGACCGGTGGCGACTCTGCCGTGGAGCCTCCGTCCTTTTCGCTGATGCTCCCTGTCGCCAACATGTCGGCATCCGATCTGGTCGACACCTTCGATGATGCGCGATCGGGTGGCCGAACGCACAAAGCCATCGACATTATGGCCCCGAGCGGAACGCCCGTGGTTGCTACGGCTGACGGCGTCGTCATGAAACGCCATACGGGAGATCTTGGCGGAAAAAGTCTGTACGTCGCGTCGCTCGATTCGTCGTACGTGTTCTACTACGCGCACCTGTCGCAGTACGCCTCGGGTGTGACGTCAGGAACGCCCGTGAGCGCCGGCGACACGATTGGCTTTGTCGGTACAACCGGCAACGCAAACACCCCGCACCTCCACTTCGCAATCTGGGCCGTGGATGGACGCCTTCAATCATCGTCCCGGCACCCCATCAATCCGTATCCGCTGCTCGCTCCGTAG
- a CDS encoding alpha-hydroxy acid oxidase, translating to MSSIFSLEQYREKACKQLPKMVYDYYAGGASDEITLRNNDRAYDRLAIRYHVMQDVEDRSLSISIGGERIDCPILIAPTAFHRLASEQGELDTVRAAGNAGTVMILSTLATTAVEDVVAAASGPVWFQLYVYRDRQATRDLVRRAEAAGCSALVLTADAQVWSVRERDERNGFTLPEGISMQNLEASGKPTFPETEGSGLGAYVEQNFDRSLKWSDLDWLAGLTDLPVWIKGVVRGDDARRAAEHGADGVIVSNHGGRQLDTSPATITVLPEIVQALEGTGTEILMDGGIRRGTDVLKALALGADGVCIGRPILWGLAANGQAGVEDVLRILANELDVAMGLSGVTSVDDLTPDLIAPVAE from the coding sequence ATGTCATCGATCTTCAGTCTTGAGCAGTATCGGGAGAAAGCTTGCAAACAGCTCCCAAAGATGGTGTACGATTACTACGCCGGGGGCGCAAGCGACGAGATTACGCTGCGGAATAATGACCGAGCTTATGACCGGCTGGCGATTCGGTACCACGTGATGCAGGACGTGGAAGACCGCTCATTGTCGATATCAATTGGTGGTGAGCGCATCGACTGCCCCATCCTGATTGCTCCCACGGCGTTTCATCGGCTTGCGAGCGAACAGGGGGAGCTGGACACGGTTCGGGCTGCGGGGAACGCCGGAACGGTGATGATTCTGAGCACGCTCGCTACAACGGCGGTCGAGGACGTCGTGGCGGCTGCGTCGGGACCGGTCTGGTTTCAGCTGTATGTGTACCGGGATCGGCAGGCCACGCGCGATCTCGTGCGACGCGCGGAGGCGGCGGGCTGCTCGGCCCTGGTCCTCACGGCCGATGCGCAGGTCTGGAGCGTGCGCGAGCGAGACGAACGGAACGGGTTTACATTGCCGGAAGGGATTTCGATGCAGAACCTGGAGGCCTCCGGTAAACCGACCTTTCCGGAAACGGAAGGGTCTGGCCTCGGAGCGTACGTCGAGCAGAACTTCGATAGGAGCTTAAAGTGGTCAGACCTTGACTGGCTGGCGGGGCTGACGGATTTGCCGGTCTGGATCAAAGGTGTCGTGCGAGGAGACGACGCGCGGCGTGCGGCAGAACATGGCGCAGACGGTGTCATCGTGTCCAACCACGGGGGACGGCAGCTGGATACGTCCCCGGCGACAATTACCGTTTTGCCCGAGATCGTGCAGGCGCTGGAAGGTACTGGGACCGAGATCCTGATGGATGGTGGCATCCGCCGTGGGACGGATGTCCTCAAAGCGCTGGCGCTCGGGGCCGATGGGGTCTGCATCGGACGGCCGATTCTGTGGGGACTCGCCGCCAACGGACAGGCCGGAGTTGAGGACGTGCTGCGGATTCTCGCAAATGAACTCGACGTGGCGATGGGTCTGTCCGGCGTCACATCGGTCGACGACCTCACACCGGACCTCATCGCGCCGGTAGCAGAATGA
- the smc gene encoding chromosome segregation protein SMC, producing MYLSKLELHGFKSFAEPTTLAYDPGVTAIVGPNGCGKSNIVDAVRWVIGEQRPTVLRSEKMENVIFNGTADRRPLGMAEVQLTIENNRGVLPTEYSEVTIGRRLFRDGKSEYLMNGTQCRLKDITSLFMDTGMGADAYSVIELKMIDEILSGSTEDRRRMFEEAAGITRYKMRRRQALRKLDNTQTDLDRLRDLTDEIGSQVRRLKKQAKKASKYNEFTERLHELELILAQVEVSRLTKKRRSLQEEQEKQEKRNLSLADQEETAEGRLAELRTTLQQREDALQDKREALQEHRSRVRDMESEQRLQRERLDRARRDRDRAQQAQTEATERRADLVDEVDRLEDSLERARPALEEAEEALKAAREARDSSKHRAEELRERVRSLRGKSQTAEKTLSERRRELDRLTNRLDLLEEERDRARDQAGELQADVDVLDTRVERAEAARAEAEKRRDEAERAVIAIQDEKDAARDDVEAATEKLRDIERRRDAAAAEVELLEGLVSSYDEFSDAVQFLATDGPLDDLQTVADVLACDDDVRVALDAALGDLASCVVVGSDAEARTAIQQLREQEKGQATFIVLDRLPSPVPNGEGPAGTRALRSTVRTADSRYDRLADVLLQGCYLAGTLDDATAAAREATGTSRIFAHTGEWVDARGVMKGGSKQDNTSPVASRLGRREQLERAQEQLEQLEADVEYQQTVVDEAKDSLDSIRVEPSEDALTEAENELSEADSRLDRVRYERESIDERRDELDERLEELTDELEEGKERVEALRGDVDEALEEVDRLRARRGEAEDALDEAEDAERQAVDAFSEANVAAVEARNRVQNLERDLERTQEQIEEIDRQTKRRTEEIAQLRDTIESAMDAQSELDEKIETARLQRDDKEDAVEEAEEALKATKAQINDIEKKLREIRQEREAAVKAENKAAVRLAEIGTRMQDLLESVDEDYERDLATNPVDVPDELDAKEAENEVQSLRRKIKRLGNVNPLALEEYEEEKERLDFLTEQREDLEEAEETLLETIEEINSTAAERFFDTYGQIKESFSKIFTELFGAGASAELKLEEPDNPLDTAIDVIAQPKGKRPVTLEQLSSGEKTLTAIALLFSIYLVKPSPFCILDEVDAPLDDANVERFMSLIRRFEGDTQFILVTHNQRTMALADRMYGVTMEDQGVSKLVGVEFDEAVEMAG from the coding sequence ATGTATCTCAGCAAACTCGAACTTCACGGCTTCAAAAGCTTTGCCGAGCCGACCACATTAGCGTACGATCCCGGCGTCACAGCCATCGTCGGCCCGAATGGATGCGGGAAGTCGAATATTGTCGATGCAGTTCGATGGGTGATCGGTGAGCAGCGGCCGACCGTACTGCGCTCGGAGAAGATGGAGAATGTCATCTTCAACGGGACCGCGGATCGCCGCCCACTAGGCATGGCGGAGGTTCAGCTAACGATCGAAAATAATCGCGGCGTATTGCCGACGGAATACTCGGAGGTGACGATCGGTCGGCGGCTGTTCCGTGATGGCAAGTCGGAGTACCTGATGAACGGTACGCAGTGCCGGCTGAAGGACATCACCAGCCTGTTTATGGATACAGGTATGGGCGCCGATGCGTATTCCGTCATCGAACTCAAGATGATCGATGAGATCCTGTCGGGGTCGACGGAAGATCGTCGTCGTATGTTCGAGGAAGCCGCCGGCATTACGCGCTACAAGATGCGCCGCCGGCAGGCGCTCCGAAAGCTCGACAACACGCAGACGGACCTGGACCGGTTGCGCGACCTTACGGACGAAATTGGCTCGCAGGTGCGCCGGCTGAAGAAGCAGGCGAAGAAGGCGTCGAAATATAATGAGTTCACGGAACGCCTTCATGAGCTGGAGTTGATTCTGGCGCAGGTCGAAGTCTCGCGTCTGACGAAAAAGCGGCGTTCGCTTCAAGAAGAGCAGGAGAAGCAAGAGAAACGGAATCTGTCGCTGGCCGATCAGGAGGAAACGGCCGAAGGACGCCTCGCGGAGCTGCGAACAACGTTGCAGCAGCGGGAGGACGCGCTTCAGGACAAGCGCGAGGCGTTGCAGGAGCACCGAAGCCGCGTTCGCGACATGGAGTCGGAGCAGCGATTGCAGCGTGAACGTCTCGACCGTGCACGCCGGGATCGTGATCGGGCACAGCAGGCGCAGACGGAGGCAACTGAGCGTCGCGCCGATCTTGTGGATGAGGTCGATCGTCTGGAAGACAGCCTCGAGCGGGCCCGTCCGGCGCTGGAGGAAGCCGAAGAGGCCCTTAAAGCCGCACGTGAGGCCCGAGACTCGTCAAAGCACCGTGCAGAGGAGCTCCGGGAACGGGTTCGCTCTCTTCGTGGAAAGTCGCAGACGGCCGAAAAAACGCTATCGGAACGTCGCCGCGAACTCGACCGGCTAACCAACCGACTCGATCTTCTGGAAGAGGAGCGGGATCGTGCTCGTGACCAGGCCGGCGAGTTGCAGGCCGATGTCGACGTGCTCGATACCCGGGTGGAGCGGGCAGAGGCTGCTCGCGCCGAAGCGGAAAAACGGCGCGACGAGGCAGAGCGGGCGGTCATAGCGATTCAGGACGAAAAAGATGCCGCCCGTGACGACGTCGAGGCGGCAACGGAGAAGCTCCGAGACATCGAGCGGCGTCGGGATGCTGCGGCGGCAGAGGTTGAACTGCTCGAAGGGCTCGTTTCCAGCTACGACGAGTTCTCCGATGCCGTCCAATTTCTCGCGACCGATGGTCCGCTCGACGACCTGCAGACCGTCGCCGATGTTCTGGCGTGTGACGACGATGTCCGCGTCGCACTCGATGCCGCGCTCGGCGATCTGGCCTCCTGCGTCGTCGTCGGAAGTGATGCCGAAGCACGGACGGCTATTCAGCAGCTCCGCGAGCAGGAGAAAGGGCAGGCGACGTTCATCGTGCTCGACCGCCTGCCGTCCCCGGTTCCGAATGGGGAAGGGCCTGCCGGCACGCGCGCCCTGCGGTCAACAGTTCGGACGGCCGATTCCCGATACGATCGACTGGCGGACGTCTTGCTTCAGGGATGCTATCTGGCCGGCACGCTGGATGACGCGACGGCAGCTGCCCGGGAGGCAACGGGCACATCCCGCATTTTCGCCCACACAGGCGAGTGGGTAGATGCCCGCGGCGTGATGAAAGGCGGAAGCAAGCAGGACAACACCTCACCCGTCGCGAGCCGTCTCGGCCGCCGGGAGCAGCTAGAGCGGGCGCAAGAACAACTTGAACAGCTTGAAGCAGACGTCGAGTACCAGCAGACCGTCGTCGATGAGGCGAAAGATAGCCTGGATTCGATCCGGGTCGAGCCGTCCGAAGACGCTCTGACGGAAGCGGAGAACGAGCTCTCCGAGGCCGACAGTCGCCTCGACCGCGTCCGCTATGAACGGGAATCGATTGACGAGCGGCGCGATGAGCTGGACGAGCGCCTGGAAGAGTTGACTGACGAACTGGAGGAAGGAAAGGAGCGCGTCGAGGCCTTACGCGGGGACGTCGATGAAGCCTTAGAAGAGGTCGATCGGCTGCGAGCCCGCCGTGGGGAAGCAGAGGACGCACTCGACGAGGCGGAGGATGCCGAGCGTCAGGCCGTTGATGCATTTTCTGAAGCCAACGTGGCCGCCGTGGAGGCGCGGAACCGGGTCCAGAACCTGGAGCGCGACCTGGAGCGGACGCAGGAGCAGATCGAAGAAATCGATCGGCAGACGAAGCGCCGAACCGAAGAAATCGCCCAGCTTCGTGACACCATCGAGTCGGCGATGGATGCGCAGTCGGAACTGGACGAGAAAATTGAGACTGCGCGTCTCCAGCGTGACGATAAGGAGGACGCTGTCGAGGAGGCAGAGGAGGCACTGAAGGCGACCAAGGCGCAGATCAACGACATCGAGAAGAAGCTCCGCGAAATCCGTCAGGAGCGGGAAGCGGCTGTCAAGGCCGAGAACAAGGCGGCGGTTCGCCTCGCAGAGATCGGCACGCGCATGCAGGATCTGCTGGAGAGCGTCGACGAAGACTACGAGCGCGATCTCGCGACGAACCCGGTCGACGTACCGGACGAGCTCGACGCGAAGGAGGCGGAGAATGAGGTGCAGAGCCTCCGCCGAAAAATTAAGCGTCTTGGAAACGTCAATCCGCTGGCTCTGGAGGAGTACGAGGAGGAGAAAGAGCGACTGGACTTCCTGACGGAGCAGCGCGAGGATCTGGAGGAGGCGGAGGAGACGCTGCTCGAGACGATCGAGGAAATTAACTCGACGGCCGCCGAGCGTTTCTTTGATACCTATGGTCAGATCAAAGAGAGCTTCTCCAAGATCTTTACGGAGCTCTTTGGTGCTGGCGCCTCGGCCGAATTGAAACTTGAGGAGCCGGACAATCCGCTCGACACGGCGATCGATGTCATCGCGCAACCGAAAGGCAAGCGTCCGGTCACGCTGGAGCAGCTCTCGAGTGGGGAGAAGACGCTCACGGCGATTGCGCTGCTCTTCTCCATCTATCTCGTCAAGCCCAGCCCCTTCTGCATTCTCGACGAGGTTGATGCCCCGCTCGATGATGCGAACGTGGAGCGGTTCATGAGCCTGATCCGCCGGTTCGAGGGAGACACGCAGTTTATTCTCGTGACGCACAACCAGCGGACGATGGCGCTCGCGGACCGGATGTACGGCGTGACGATGGAAGATCAGGGGGTATCGAAACTGGTCGGCGTGGAGTTCGACGAAGCCGTGGAGATGGCGGGGTAA
- a CDS encoding mechanosensitive ion channel family protein: MQLSDLFSSESPPPELSPLEVLGVMAGAALLGYVANLLMRRIIRVVTRRVNMELPLRGVLLRHIRGPMRLLMPTIGVLISIPTVRDSLGEYTPWVEGILQVLFLGAATWLILELLHAAEEAIAEHYATDVPDNLKARKIVTQMRILRRIVSTVIVVIAAALVLLQYEPFREVGAGILASAGVFGIIFGIAAQRTLGNLVAGIQIAFTQPIRVDDVVVVQGDFGWVEEITLTYVVVRVWDKRRIVLPITHFVEEPFQNWTRTSSDLLGTVYLYVDHTTPIDAVREELGRVVEASEHWDGEVWRLHVTETTEKTIELRCLASAESAPVLWELRCEIREKMVAYLQREFPDALPTVRARLDGQPYGEMTSAPLQN, from the coding sequence ATGCAACTCAGCGACCTTTTCTCCAGTGAGTCTCCGCCTCCTGAATTGTCGCCGCTCGAAGTGCTGGGGGTGATGGCGGGAGCAGCCCTTCTTGGCTATGTGGCCAATCTGTTGATGCGTCGGATTATCCGCGTGGTGACGCGCCGCGTGAACATGGAGTTGCCACTGCGTGGGGTGCTGCTTCGCCATATCCGGGGTCCGATGCGGCTTCTGATGCCGACCATCGGCGTTCTGATTTCGATACCGACGGTGCGGGACAGTCTGGGTGAGTATACGCCGTGGGTAGAGGGGATTCTGCAGGTTCTTTTCTTAGGAGCGGCGACGTGGCTTATCCTCGAATTGCTCCATGCGGCCGAAGAGGCGATAGCAGAGCATTACGCAACGGACGTTCCGGACAATCTGAAGGCGCGAAAGATCGTAACCCAAATGCGGATCTTGCGGCGGATCGTGTCGACGGTTATCGTCGTGATTGCAGCCGCACTCGTGCTGCTTCAGTATGAGCCCTTTCGTGAGGTCGGGGCGGGCATTCTTGCTTCGGCGGGGGTGTTCGGTATCATCTTCGGTATTGCCGCCCAACGTACGCTGGGTAATCTGGTCGCGGGCATCCAGATCGCGTTCACCCAGCCGATCCGCGTGGACGATGTCGTCGTTGTGCAGGGAGACTTCGGGTGGGTGGAGGAGATCACGCTGACGTACGTGGTGGTGCGGGTCTGGGACAAGCGGCGCATCGTCTTGCCCATCACCCATTTCGTCGAAGAACCATTTCAGAATTGGACGAGGACCTCCTCCGATCTGCTCGGTACGGTTTATCTCTACGTCGATCATACGACGCCAATCGACGCGGTCCGAGAAGAATTGGGACGTGTGGTGGAAGCCTCTGAGCACTGGGACGGGGAAGTCTGGAGGCTTCACGTAACGGAGACCACGGAGAAGACCATCGAGCTTCGGTGTCTGGCAAGTGCCGAGAGTGCACCTGTGCTATGGGAGTTGCGGTGCGAGATCCGTGAGAAGATGGTGGCGTATCTTCAGCGCGAATTTCCCGATGCTCTGCCGACAGTCCGCGCCCGTCTTGACGGGCAACCCTATGGAGAAATGACATCAGCTCCGTTACAGAACTGA
- a CDS encoding M16 family metallopeptidase produces MSRFVVSLLSVLLAAFLVAAPSQAQEQPPPGGEPKPFSVPERTSLTLDNGMQVTFVEYGNVPKVTLAAVVSAGNVNEGPEEVWLSDLLGDLISEGTTTRTSAEISAEAARMGGEINIGVSPDRTRLTTDVLSEFAPDAARLMADLLKNPSLPEEELTRLKRDRIRQLSVQLSQPQQQAFAEFRKVLYSDDHPYGRVFPEQSMLEAYTIDDVERFYAENFGAQRTHLYVVGNFDPGATEQAIRDAFGDWEEGPETATNPPSPSSERQIHIIDQPGAKQSNVYVGLPVIDPSHEDYVALQVTNSLLGGSFASRITSNIREDKGYTYSPNSTVSSRYRDAYWAEIAAITTEATGPALKEIFYEIDSLQTTPPPAEELEAIQNYLAGTFVLQNSSRGGIYGQLAFLDLHGLPDDFLTGYVDAVYAVTPEDVQRITQTYLDDEKMTIVVAGDRSKIEEQLKDFGPIAE; encoded by the coding sequence ATGTCTCGATTTGTCGTTTCACTATTGTCCGTTCTCCTCGCGGCCTTCCTCGTCGCCGCTCCATCCCAGGCGCAGGAGCAACCGCCACCCGGAGGTGAACCTAAGCCGTTCTCCGTTCCCGAGCGTACGTCGCTTACCCTAGATAATGGGATGCAGGTCACGTTCGTCGAATATGGGAACGTCCCGAAAGTCACTCTCGCCGCCGTCGTGAGCGCCGGGAACGTCAACGAAGGTCCAGAAGAAGTCTGGCTCAGCGACCTGCTGGGCGACCTCATCTCGGAGGGCACAACCACGCGGACGAGCGCCGAGATTTCCGCGGAAGCCGCACGCATGGGCGGCGAGATCAACATCGGTGTCTCCCCGGACCGCACGCGCCTGACGACCGATGTCCTCTCGGAGTTCGCTCCGGATGCTGCCCGCCTCATGGCGGATCTGCTGAAGAACCCGAGCCTGCCGGAAGAAGAGCTGACCCGCCTGAAGCGTGACCGTATACGCCAGCTTTCGGTGCAGCTCTCGCAGCCGCAGCAGCAGGCATTCGCCGAGTTTCGCAAGGTACTCTACAGTGACGATCACCCGTACGGTCGCGTCTTTCCCGAGCAGAGCATGCTGGAGGCCTACACCATCGACGATGTCGAGCGCTTCTACGCAGAGAACTTCGGGGCGCAGCGCACGCATCTGTACGTCGTCGGCAACTTTGACCCAGGCGCCACGGAGCAGGCGATCCGTGACGCATTCGGCGATTGGGAAGAAGGCCCCGAGACTGCGACGAACCCGCCATCCCCGTCGAGCGAGCGGCAGATCCACATCATCGATCAGCCCGGCGCGAAGCAGTCGAACGTTTACGTCGGTCTGCCGGTGATCGACCCGTCACACGAGGACTACGTGGCGCTGCAGGTCACCAACTCCCTCCTCGGCGGCTCATTCGCCTCGCGCATCACGAGTAATATTCGCGAGGACAAGGGCTACACCTACTCGCCGAATAGCACGGTCTCCTCGCGCTACCGGGATGCGTACTGGGCTGAGATCGCTGCGATTACGACGGAAGCCACCGGCCCGGCGCTGAAGGAGATCTTCTATGAGATCGACAGCCTGCAGACGACGCCTCCGCCGGCCGAAGAACTCGAGGCCATTCAGAACTATCTGGCCGGCACCTTTGTGCTGCAAAACTCTTCTCGTGGCGGCATCTACGGACAGCTCGCATTCCTCGACCTTCACGGACTGCCCGATGACTTCCTGACGGGCTACGTCGACGCCGTCTATGCCGTTACGCCGGAAGACGTCCAACGCATCACGCAGACGTACCTGGACGACGAGAAAATGACTATTGTCGTTGCCGGAGATCGCAGCAAGATCGAGGAGCAGTTGAAGGACTTCGGGCCGATCGCGGAGTAA
- a CDS encoding transposase codes for PVQVTKAHAFGPARLVYHWAIGEERPWRLVTNAPSPSAVLRHYRTRMWIEELFGDWQGGRFQLHRTRLQAPERIARLVLVLSLIYVWLIAVASAVVKRGDRCSVDRSDRRDRSYLAIGLRWIRRCLQNDAPIDMRFTPYF; via the coding sequence GCCTGTTCAGGTGACCAAGGCACACGCCTTCGGGCCTGCGCGCCTCGTGTACCACTGGGCGATCGGCGAAGAGCGGCCCTGGCGCCTGGTGACCAACGCCCCCTCGCCGAGCGCGGTGCTCCGGCACTACCGCACTCGGATGTGGATCGAAGAGCTCTTTGGGGACTGGCAAGGGGGCCGCTTTCAACTGCATCGCACGCGGCTGCAGGCCCCGGAGCGCATCGCGAGGCTCGTCCTTGTACTCAGCCTCATCTACGTCTGGCTCATCGCCGTCGCAAGCGCCGTCGTCAAACGAGGCGACCGATGCTCCGTGGACCGATCCGACCGACGGGACCGAAGCTACCTTGCAATCGGCCTGCGATGGATCCGGCGATGTTTGCAGAACGACGCCCCCATCGACATGCGATTTACCCCCTATTTTTGA